In Thermodesulfobacteriota bacterium, the sequence ATATAATTAAAGATAGATAAAATTTTAGAGGTATAAAGTTATGACTATTGAATACAAGCTGCCTGATCTTGGTGAGGATATCGAAACCGGCGATGTAATTGGGGTATTTGTTTCGGCCGGTGATAAAGTCTCTGAAGAGCAAGCTCTACTGGAAGTGGAGACAGACAAAGCTGCAATTGAAATTCCGGCTCCTTCCGGAGGAGTAATCAAAGAAGTGCACGTAAATGAAGGTGACACAATTAAAGTCGGTCAATTACTTGTGACTATAGATGACGGCAAGACAAATGGAAAAGATGAGCCTATAAAAGAAGATGCAAAAATTAAAACACAAGATGAGGCAATTGAAGAAATTGCGGAGAGGGAAGTTGAAGAAGAGATAAACGCTGATCCCGAGCCAGAGCCGGAGATAGAAATTGAAGCTGCCCCTGAAGATACAGAGGATGAAATACAAGAGGTGAAAATCAATGAGCCGGATGATGAAAGAAAGACAGAGCACACATCAAGCCCGGCTTCACCCTCGACCAGAAGACTCGCAAGGGAGCTGGGTGTAGACATAAGCCTTATAAATGGATCAGGGCCGGGAGGCCGCATCCTTGAAGAAGATGTTAGAAACTTTACCCCTGAGGCCAAGGCCAAACCAAAAGAAAAGCAAAAAGAAATTAAAGTTGAAAAACCAAAACCTCAGAAAAAATCTTCTGAGCTTAAAGCAGATAAATGGGGAGATGTAGAACGCACCCCAATGAGCAAAGTTAGAAAGCTTACAGCTGAGCGGCTCACCCAAGCTTGGGATGCGCCTCACGTCACTCAGTTTGATAAGGCAGACATTACCGATCTTGAGAAACTTAGAAAAGAGTTTGGCCAAAGCGTAGCAAAATCTGGTGGGAAACTAACTACAACTTCAATTCTGGTAAAAATAATAGCTTCGGCCCTAAAAACATTTCCTCAGTTCAACGCTAGCGTCGACATGGAAAATGGAGAAATAATCTATAAGCATTATTACAACATTGGTATCGCGGTCGATACAGACAGAGGGCTTTTGGTTCCTGTAATCAAGAACGCTGATGAAAAAAATATAACCCAGCTATCCGTAGAGCTTAGCGAGCTTTCAGAAAAAGCCAGAACAAAAAAGATATCAGTAGATGAGCTTCAAGGAGGAACGTTTACTATTTCAAACCTAGGCGGTTTAGGCGGAACATATTTCACGCCAGTAGTAAACGCGCCAGAGGTTGCTATATTGGGAATCTCAA encodes:
- a CDS encoding 2-oxo acid dehydrogenase subunit E2, whose translation is MTIEYKLPDLGEDIETGDVIGVFVSAGDKVSEEQALLEVETDKAAIEIPAPSGGVIKEVHVNEGDTIKVGQLLVTIDDGKTNGKDEPIKEDAKIKTQDEAIEEIAEREVEEEINADPEPEPEIEIEAAPEDTEDEIQEVKINEPDDERKTEHTSSPASPSTRRLARELGVDISLINGSGPGGRILEEDVRNFTPEAKAKPKEKQKEIKVEKPKPQKKSSELKADKWGDVERTPMSKVRKLTAERLTQAWDAPHVTQFDKADITDLEKLRKEFGQSVAKSGGKLTTTSILVKIIASALKTFPQFNASVDMENGEIIYKHYYNIGIAVDTDRGLLVPVIKNADEKNITQLSVELSELSEKARTKKISVDELQGGTFTISNLGGLGGTYFTPVVNAPEVAILGISRSRVEPVYRDGGFLPRLMLPLSLSYDHRLVDGADAVRFLRWIVEALEEPFKLPLEG